The Methanobrevibacter ruminantium genome segment GGGATAAACGCCTTTGAAGCTGTAAAACTTGCCTTTGCTGGAAATCCTGCATTATACCTGGGATTTTAGGTGCTGAATAGTTACATGAAAAGCTTTAATACCGTTTTAATCAATATGACTACTGTCGAAAGTGCTTTCTCATAAATTCCGAGCTTACCTTTATACTTTCGATAGGGTCATCATTGATCCAATTTTGATGTGTTTCCAATATAACTCCTTCTACTCCATTTTCTATTGCAATCTCCGTTAATGTTTCTAAATCCATATTTCCATACCCCAACTCTGTAGCATCTTCTTTCAAAATCGGGGTATAATATGGGCCTGTTTTCTTACATCCTCGATCATTAATGTGCCATAACTTTATTCGATTTCCCATCTTTTCCATTAATTCTGGAACATTCACCCCTGCATCGGTCATCCAATAGCTATCAAACTCAAAATTAACATAGGCAGGATCTGTTTCTTCTACAATTATTTCATATGCAGTTTGCTTTTCGTTTACTTTCTGCATTTCAACATTATGATTATGATACAACAATTTTACTCCATATTTTGATAATTCTTCGCCAGCTACGTTCAAACGGTTTGCTAATTCTCGTACTTGTGTTTCATCTGAATAATCAAAATTATACATGCCTGTAATAACAACCACATCTGTTCCAAAGCATTTAGCTTCATTTGCCACTTCTTCAGGATTATCCTCAATACTATTCAAATAGCTATGTAAACTGATTACAGCCAGACCACTTTCTTCAATAAGTGATGGCCAATCAAGCTTTCCTCCATTTCCTACAGGCATTCCTCCGAACTTAGTCATCAATTTTACGGTCAAACCTGCTTTATGTATCATGAAATCATTGATTTCGATTGCATCATATCCAGCATCTTTTATCTCTTTTAAAGTCTCTAAAGCTGTTTCATAATTATTGCATTTTGTACCAATCATAATCTGTTGAACAGCTATTGAAATCTTCTCTTCATACTGCTCTACTGACCTGGTAACTTGTGTACTATTCTGAATAGAATAATGTGTAGATTCACCTTGATTTAATTTATTCACAACAATCACTATAACCAATAACAACATAATAGCTACTACTGGAATAATTTTTTTCTTCTTCATAACTC includes the following:
- a CDS encoding sugar phosphate isomerase/epimerase family protein, whose protein sequence is MKKKKIIPVVAIMLLLVIVIVVNKLNQGESTHYSIQNSTQVTRSVEQYEEKISIAVQQIMIGTKCNNYETALETLKEIKDAGYDAIEINDFMIHKAGLTVKLMTKFGGMPVGNGGKLDWPSLIEESGLAVISLHSYLNSIEDNPEEVANEAKCFGTDVVVITGMYNFDYSDETQVRELANRLNVAGEELSKYGVKLLYHNHNVEMQKVNEKQTAYEIIVEETDPAYVNFEFDSYWMTDAGVNVPELMEKMGNRIKLWHINDRGCKKTGPYYTPILKEDATELGYGNMDLETLTEIAIENGVEGVILETHQNWINDDPIESIKVSSEFMRKHFRQ